A single region of the Deinococcus seoulensis genome encodes:
- the pelF gene encoding GT4 family glycosyltransferase PelF yields the protein MTTHAINPALSVALYTEGTYPQAHGGVSVWVDQLVRGLEDHTFEVRAISGLPYDRPALDLPGNVRAAQIPLWGDPPRAAPRDPDWQRRLTAAYASMIEALCTLDLDRFGAALHALSVLGRSGGFTATLEGSRVTTLTLDLWSTHAARQRRDRAPGDPHLPTPSVADVLDVQVWLEHALRPLSSPAPLAQVGHAVSNGFAGLLALNGLWTHGTPFILTEHGVYMRERYLEFRRAGYSAGFKGMLLRFYRLLCSLTYREAALVLPGSQYNRRWEERLGAHPDRIECVYNGIDPDVFPPAEQEPEEPVVSWVGRIDPLKDIETLIRAFDLVRRQRPEAKLRLFGGTPAGNEGYAQGCVNLTNQLNLQDNVTFEGRVPDITDAYRAGQVVALTSVSEGFPYTVIEAMAMGRPPVATRVGGVPEAVGNAGLIVRPRDVMGVASALGRLLDDAPLRQRLGAAARERVMELFTLDGCLIAYRRAYPAALAGGVR from the coding sequence GTGACGACCCATGCCATCAATCCCGCCCTGAGCGTCGCCCTGTACACCGAGGGCACCTACCCGCAAGCGCACGGCGGCGTGAGCGTCTGGGTGGATCAACTGGTGCGCGGCCTGGAGGACCACACCTTCGAGGTCCGGGCCATCTCGGGCCTGCCGTACGACCGCCCGGCGCTGGACCTGCCGGGCAACGTGCGCGCCGCGCAGATTCCGCTGTGGGGCGACCCGCCACGCGCCGCGCCGCGCGACCCGGACTGGCAGCGCCGCCTGACCGCCGCGTACGCCTCCATGATCGAGGCGCTGTGCACCCTGGACCTCGACCGCTTCGGAGCGGCGCTGCACGCCCTGAGCGTCCTGGGCCGCAGCGGCGGGTTCACGGCCACCCTGGAAGGCAGCCGCGTGACCACCCTGACCCTGGACCTCTGGAGCACCCACGCCGCCCGGCAGCGCCGCGACCGCGCGCCCGGCGACCCGCACCTGCCCACCCCCAGCGTGGCCGACGTGCTGGACGTGCAGGTGTGGCTGGAGCACGCCCTGCGGCCCCTGAGCAGCCCGGCGCCGCTGGCGCAGGTGGGGCACGCCGTCAGCAACGGCTTCGCGGGCCTGCTGGCGCTGAACGGCCTGTGGACGCACGGCACGCCGTTCATCCTGACCGAGCACGGCGTGTACATGCGCGAACGTTACCTGGAATTCCGCCGCGCCGGGTACTCGGCCGGGTTCAAGGGCATGCTGCTGCGCTTCTACCGCCTGCTGTGCAGCCTCACCTACCGCGAGGCGGCGCTGGTGCTGCCCGGCTCGCAGTACAACCGCCGTTGGGAGGAACGCCTGGGTGCCCACCCGGACCGCATCGAATGCGTGTACAACGGCATCGACCCGGACGTGTTCCCGCCGGCCGAACAGGAACCCGAGGAACCGGTCGTCAGCTGGGTGGGCCGCATCGACCCCCTGAAGGACATCGAGACCCTGATCCGCGCCTTCGACCTGGTGCGCCGCCAGCGGCCCGAGGCGAAACTGCGGCTGTTCGGCGGCACGCCCGCCGGGAACGAGGGGTACGCGCAGGGCTGCGTGAACCTGACCAACCAGCTGAACCTTCAGGACAACGTGACCTTCGAGGGCCGCGTGCCGGACATCACGGACGCCTACCGCGCCGGGCAGGTCGTGGCGCTGACCAGCGTCAGCGAGGGCTTCCCGTACACCGTGATCGAGGCGATGGCCATGGGCCGCCCGCCGGTCGCGACCCGCGTGGGCGGCGTGCCCGAGGCGGTCGGGAACGCCGGGCTGATCGTGCGCCCCCGCGACGTGATGGGCGTCGCCAGCGCCCTGGGCCGCCTGCTGGACGACGCGCCGCTGCGCCAGCGACTGGGCGCCGCCGCCCGCGAACGGGTCATGGAACTGTTCACGCTGGACGGCTGCCTGATCGCGTACCGCCGCGCGTACCCGGCCGCGCTGGCAGGAGGCGTCCGGTGA
- a CDS encoding NAD-dependent 4,6-dehydratase LegB — protein sequence MTQMAPAAPQTSASSRPLVAVTGADGFIGSHLTEELVRAGYRVRAMAIYNSQGSYGWLDQVGPDVMQHVEVQLGDVRDAGSVRELMRGAQTVYHLAALIAIPYSYVAPRSYVETNVTGTLNVLEAARDLGTARVVHTSTSEVYGTARTVPIHETHPLQGQSPYSATKIGADKLAESYHLSFGLPVVTLRPFNTYGPRQSARAVIPTIISQVAAGQRDIRLGDLRPTRDFNFVADTARAFRAVGEAGSEVLGRTLNAGSGREISVGDTVRLIGQVMGAELQVSQEDARLRPEGSEVMRLLADHSELTALTGWEPRVPLEEGLRQTAEWFTDAANLARYRVGEYTI from the coding sequence ATGACCCAGATGGCCCCCGCCGCCCCGCAGACTTCCGCCTCTTCCCGCCCGCTGGTGGCCGTGACCGGCGCGGACGGTTTCATCGGGTCGCACCTGACCGAGGAACTCGTGCGCGCCGGGTACCGGGTGCGGGCCATGGCGATCTACAACTCGCAGGGTTCGTACGGCTGGCTCGATCAGGTCGGCCCGGACGTCATGCAGCACGTCGAGGTGCAACTGGGCGACGTGCGGGACGCCGGAAGCGTGCGGGAACTGATGCGCGGCGCGCAGACCGTGTACCACCTCGCGGCGCTGATCGCCATTCCGTACTCGTACGTCGCGCCCCGCTCGTACGTGGAGACGAACGTGACCGGCACCCTGAACGTCCTGGAGGCCGCCCGTGACCTCGGCACGGCCCGCGTGGTGCACACCAGCACCAGCGAGGTGTACGGCACGGCCCGCACCGTGCCCATCCACGAGACGCACCCGCTGCAGGGGCAGTCGCCGTACTCGGCCACCAAGATCGGCGCGGACAAACTGGCCGAGAGTTACCACCTGAGTTTCGGTCTGCCGGTCGTGACCCTGCGGCCCTTCAACACGTACGGCCCGCGCCAGTCGGCCCGCGCGGTCATTCCGACCATCATCAGTCAGGTGGCGGCCGGGCAGCGTGACATCCGCCTGGGCGACCTGCGCCCCACCCGTGACTTCAACTTCGTGGCCGACACCGCCCGCGCCTTCCGCGCCGTGGGCGAGGCGGGGAGCGAGGTGCTGGGCCGCACCCTGAACGCCGGGTCGGGCCGCGAGATCAGCGTCGGGGACACCGTCCGCCTGATCGGGCAGGTCATGGGCGCCGAGCTGCAGGTGTCGCAGGAGGACGCCCGCCTGCGCCCGGAAGGCAGCGAGGTCATGCGCCTGCTGGCCGATCACAGCGAACTGACCGCCCTGACCGGCTGGGAGCCGCGCGTGCCGCTCGAAGAGGGCCTGCGCCAGACCGCCGAGTGGTTCACGGACGCCGCCAACCTCGCCCGCTACCGCGTCGGCGAGTACACCATCTGA
- a CDS encoding nucleotidyltransferase family protein has translation MHAVILAGGKGTRLRPYTTCVPKPLVPIGDTYSILEIVLHQLRAHGFASVTLAVGHMGHLIRAFVGDGSRYGLNVDYTDEVTPLGTIGPVLNLLGSLPEHFLIMNGDVLTNLDYGAFLKRHARGNAPVTVATYRREIRSEFGVLDVDESGERIVAFREKPSVPFQVSMGVYAMTRETLRRYVPGQVLGFDTLMLDLLDSGELPGSDLFGGYWLDIGRPEDYDTANEQWETMQHVLLPHMNLSAAD, from the coding sequence ATGCACGCAGTCATTCTCGCCGGAGGAAAAGGCACCCGCCTGCGCCCCTACACCACCTGCGTTCCCAAACCGCTCGTCCCGATCGGCGACACGTACTCGATCCTGGAGATCGTGCTGCACCAGTTGCGCGCGCACGGCTTCGCCAGCGTGACGCTGGCCGTGGGGCACATGGGGCACCTGATCCGCGCGTTCGTCGGGGACGGCAGCCGCTACGGCCTGAACGTGGACTACACCGACGAGGTCACGCCGCTGGGCACCATCGGCCCGGTCCTGAACCTGCTCGGCAGCCTGCCCGAGCACTTCCTGATCATGAACGGCGACGTGCTGACCAACCTGGATTACGGCGCGTTCCTGAAACGCCACGCCCGGGGCAATGCGCCGGTCACGGTCGCCACGTACCGCCGCGAGATCCGCAGCGAGTTCGGCGTGCTGGACGTCGACGAGAGCGGCGAGCGCATCGTGGCGTTCCGCGAGAAGCCCAGCGTGCCGTTCCAGGTCAGCATGGGCGTGTACGCCATGACGCGCGAGACCCTGCGCCGCTACGTGCCGGGGCAGGTGCTGGGCTTCGACACCCTGATGCTGGACCTGCTGGACAGCGGGGAACTGCCGGGCAGCGACCTGTTCGGCGGGTACTGGCTGGACATCGGCCGGCCCGAGGATTACGACACCGCCAACGAGCAGTGGGAGACCATGCAGCACGTGCTGCTGCCCCACATGAACCTCAGCGCGGCCGACTGA
- a CDS encoding NAD-dependent epimerase/dehydratase family protein: MTGEGPVRPVVVLGAGGFLGRHVVAALRGAGQAVRVPGPPAARPDLTGLDRAAWDDLLRGSGGVINAAGRTAGSEAELEAANVHLLSAALDAAGRVGVPLVTFASAAEYGRTEDGHAAHETDEARPLAPYGQSKLRGTQALQRAVQAGQVRAAALRLTNPLGEGIGKGTLPGRAARELRQAARLGLPSVRFGPLGARRDFVDARDAARAALHLLAQLHAEGPTLPDVINVGSGEARPVRDLVTGLAAQLGYHGELLEDAPGSPRSGDVPYQRADLTRLHASGFRARHSFGDSLRALLQEPAPA; this comes from the coding sequence ATGACCGGGGAAGGTCCGGTGCGGCCGGTCGTGGTGCTGGGTGCCGGTGGATTCCTGGGCCGGCACGTCGTCGCGGCGCTGCGCGGGGCGGGTCAGGCCGTGCGGGTGCCCGGCCCGCCGGCAGCCCGTCCTGACCTGACTGGCCTGGACCGCGCCGCCTGGGACGACCTGCTGCGCGGCAGCGGCGGCGTGATCAACGCGGCCGGCCGCACCGCCGGCAGCGAGGCGGAACTGGAAGCCGCGAACGTGCACCTGCTGAGCGCCGCGCTGGACGCCGCCGGGCGCGTGGGCGTGCCGCTCGTGACCTTCGCGTCGGCCGCCGAGTACGGCCGCACGGAAGACGGGCACGCCGCCCACGAAACCGACGAGGCCCGCCCGCTCGCGCCGTACGGGCAGAGCAAACTGCGCGGCACGCAGGCGCTGCAACGCGCCGTGCAGGCCGGGCAGGTGCGGGCCGCCGCGCTGCGCCTGACCAACCCGCTCGGCGAGGGCATCGGCAAGGGCACCCTGCCGGGCCGCGCGGCGCGTGAACTGCGGCAGGCCGCGCGGCTGGGCCTGCCCTCGGTGCGGTTCGGGCCGCTGGGCGCGCGGCGTGACTTCGTGGACGCCCGCGACGCCGCCCGCGCTGCCCTGCACCTGCTGGCCCAGTTGCATGCAGAGGGGCCGACCCTGCCCGACGTGATCAACGTGGGCAGCGGCGAGGCCCGCCCGGTCCGTGATCTGGTCACCGGACTGGCCGCGCAGCTCGGATACCACGGCGAACTGCTGGAAGACGCGCCGGGCAGTCCCCGCAGCGGCGACGTGCCGTACCAGCGCGCCGACCTGACCCGCCTGCACGCCTCGGGCTTCCGCGCCCGGCACTCCTTCGGTGACAGCCTGCGCGCCCTGCTGCAGGAACCTGCGCCCGCCTGA
- a CDS encoding Agd3-related carbohydrate deacetylase, whose protein sequence is MTRRTTLALTFLTLTLAACGRPSSAPAVTDPQTGTVSVGSSHGDHALAAPGPDRSRLPARAALGPATVRNAARLSTQALPANAQPDVVALKVLILSSGPGDYGLEAARALLAGSGIPFDVLDASRAPLDMAALVAPDGSGRYQGVILTDSALIMDAGDGTYPSALNSAEWDTLFEYERTFRVRQLALYGAPGSVPEDYGLRYVAGAETDTTSLKLNAAGRTVFSDLKGAAIPVSYSYTYPSALQSVPGVSTQVLATDPAGRVLAATSTSADGRERLILTSAQNPYLTHSQLLGRGLAQWLTRGVHLGEHRRFLQVDIDDVFLEGDHLTSDLTFTTPFRMSGSDLLNVRAQQDRVRSNYPAAPDFRYAMMFNGGGANTAVPTLCTDSPWLTRDLLSSVARCLNTQFDWVNHTLDHQRMDVMPLSTATTQIQQNLSVGAKLGLRMSRASLVTGEHSGLGFMDPTDDGTRNDDGTAGPKQDLGLGRSNPNLLSAAVSSGVTYLASDHSVASQWDAQCPTCGVPHPLNPGVFLLPRWPNSVAYHVTTPAEATAFYNSLYAPGGLFPYWDRNLTYAEFLDRESDQALTHILNGTPFPHFMHQPNLRQYAGGKSLATDWVRAALDKYSTYSTLPLNTLRWDDLGRYVQRHTAETKAREAGTLSGRWDRRTNTVRLSSSAGTVPVTLTGASAGAPYGTDRTAQFDLSGTLDVSVTPR, encoded by the coding sequence ATGACCCGACGCACCACGCTGGCCCTGACCTTCCTGACCCTCACCCTGGCCGCCTGCGGACGCCCCAGCAGCGCGCCCGCCGTCACGGACCCGCAGACCGGGACCGTGAGCGTGGGGAGCAGTCACGGCGATCACGCGCTCGCCGCGCCCGGCCCGGACCGCTCGCGCCTCCCGGCCCGCGCCGCGCTGGGACCGGCGACCGTGCGGAATGCGGCGCGCCTGAGCACCCAGGCCCTCCCGGCGAACGCGCAGCCGGACGTGGTGGCCCTGAAGGTCCTGATTCTCAGCAGCGGTCCCGGCGACTACGGTCTGGAGGCCGCGCGGGCGCTGCTGGCCGGGTCCGGCATTCCGTTCGATGTGCTGGACGCCAGCCGCGCGCCGCTGGACATGGCGGCCCTGGTCGCGCCGGACGGCAGCGGCCGGTACCAGGGCGTGATCCTGACCGACAGCGCCCTGATCATGGACGCCGGGGACGGCACGTACCCGAGTGCCCTGAACAGCGCCGAGTGGGACACGCTGTTCGAGTACGAACGGACCTTCCGGGTGCGGCAACTGGCGCTGTACGGCGCGCCCGGCAGCGTCCCCGAGGATTACGGCCTGCGGTACGTGGCGGGCGCCGAGACCGACACCACGTCCCTGAAACTGAACGCCGCCGGGCGGACCGTGTTCAGCGACCTGAAGGGCGCGGCGATTCCCGTGTCGTACTCGTACACCTACCCGTCCGCGCTGCAGAGCGTTCCCGGCGTGAGCACGCAGGTGCTGGCGACCGACCCGGCCGGGCGGGTCCTGGCGGCCACGAGCACCAGCGCCGACGGCCGCGAACGCCTGATCCTGACCAGCGCGCAGAACCCGTACCTGACGCACTCGCAGCTGCTGGGGCGCGGGCTGGCGCAGTGGCTGACGCGCGGCGTGCACCTGGGCGAGCACCGCCGCTTCCTGCAGGTGGACATCGACGACGTGTTCCTTGAGGGCGATCACCTGACCAGCGACCTGACCTTCACCACGCCGTTCCGGATGTCGGGCTCCGACCTGCTGAACGTGCGTGCCCAGCAGGACCGCGTGCGCAGCAACTACCCGGCCGCGCCGGACTTCCGGTACGCCATGATGTTCAACGGGGGCGGCGCGAACACGGCCGTGCCGACGCTCTGCACCGACTCGCCCTGGCTGACGCGTGACCTGCTCAGCAGCGTCGCCCGCTGCCTGAACACCCAGTTCGACTGGGTAAACCACACCCTGGACCACCAGCGTATGGACGTCATGCCGCTTTCCACCGCCACCACGCAGATTCAGCAGAACCTGAGCGTGGGCGCGAAACTGGGCCTGCGTATGAGCCGCGCGTCGCTGGTCACCGGGGAGCACAGCGGCCTGGGCTTCATGGACCCCACCGACGACGGCACCCGCAACGACGACGGCACCGCCGGACCCAAACAGGACCTGGGGCTGGGCCGCAGCAACCCCAACCTGCTGTCGGCCGCCGTCAGCAGCGGCGTGACCTACCTGGCGTCCGATCACAGCGTCGCCAGCCAGTGGGACGCGCAGTGCCCGACCTGCGGCGTGCCGCACCCGCTGAATCCCGGCGTGTTCCTGCTGCCCCGCTGGCCGAACAGCGTGGCGTACCACGTGACCACGCCCGCCGAGGCGACCGCCTTCTACAACAGCCTGTACGCGCCGGGCGGCCTGTTCCCGTACTGGGACCGGAACCTGACGTACGCGGAATTCCTGGACCGCGAAAGCGATCAGGCCCTGACGCACATCCTGAACGGCACGCCGTTCCCGCACTTCATGCACCAGCCGAACCTGCGGCAGTACGCGGGCGGCAAGAGCCTCGCCACCGACTGGGTGCGGGCGGCGCTGGACAAGTACAGTACCTACAGCACCCTGCCGCTGAACACCCTGCGCTGGGACGACCTGGGCCGCTACGTGCAGCGCCACACCGCCGAAACGAAAGCCAGGGAGGCCGGAACGCTCAGCGGCCGCTGGGACCGCCGCACGAACACCGTCCGCCTGAGCAGCAGCGCCGGAACCGTCCCGGTCACGCTGACCGGCGCGAGTGCCGGGGCGCCCTACGGCACGGACCGCACCGCGCAGTTCGACCTGAGCGGCACGCTCGACGTGTCCGTCACGCCCCGCTGA
- a CDS encoding Agd3-related carbohydrate-binding protein has translation MPTRTPARRADTDCSTSFPGRHGPRSALLLLALTLSACGSGQPTGQATDPSALTPEAIEAKLTSGDVDLSEITHYGDPVTASGDGPYVQPDVDHPDEPYAPTLIAAQQGLASARQAAAGARLGETRVPGTLRGQTVSAQGLSGLTLTPDRVQLQVLILHAGPADFGLPSARALLQSRGIPFTTLDATTTPLDAAALVAPDGAGRYQAVILTSNALTTETSPGYYESALSTDEWSTLFEYERTFGARQLALFGYPQVAPEDYGLRAAPELASSTADLTVTPAGKAVFTDLTGAVPVRYAYNYPSRLEPVEGVTTTPVLTDAGGNILAATSTSPDGRERMLLTMAQNPYLLHTQLLGDGLIGWLTRGVHLGEYRRFLQVDIDDWFLYADRFDPATGTVVPRDFRLRGSDALSLRDQQNAIRAQYPVAANFRYAQAFNGLGADVTAPNTCAPSASVNDPLSAVTKCVAKSFDWVNHSRDHLNMDTMNRSDSFTQLYQNALIGSYMRLPMSLRAVVTPEHSGLGWYAPAPGQNKVDYGLNAGNRELMQATSLMGMRYVASNHSVPSQWDPQCPNCGVTSPLNPLTLLVPRWPNSVAYNSTAPDEAAGQYNAVFGPGGTAPYWPKNLNYDEFLAQDMNISVIHLLDGTAWPHYMHQGNLKEYAPGRSLATDWVRALLDTYSAYSTLPLNTLDWNSLGQYVDTRTRYEGDKNSVVAVFDRKANTVKVQRSSGSGTRFVFLTGASASATQKTEVYAGRRTAQFTVGSLTTTVPVTPR, from the coding sequence ATGCCTACCCGCACCCCTGCCCGCCGCGCCGATACCGACTGCTCCACCTCTTTCCCTGGCCGCCACGGCCCGCGCAGCGCCCTGCTCCTGCTGGCCCTGACCCTCAGCGCCTGCGGGAGCGGGCAGCCGACCGGGCAGGCGACGGACCCGTCCGCCCTGACGCCGGAAGCCATCGAGGCGAAACTGACCTCCGGGGACGTGGACCTCTCGGAAATCACCCACTACGGCGACCCGGTCACGGCCAGCGGTGACGGCCCGTACGTGCAGCCCGACGTGGACCACCCGGACGAACCCTACGCCCCCACCCTGATCGCCGCCCAGCAGGGACTCGCCTCGGCGCGGCAGGCAGCGGCCGGCGCCCGCCTGGGCGAGACGCGGGTGCCCGGCACGCTGCGCGGGCAGACCGTGAGCGCCCAGGGCCTCTCGGGCCTGACCCTCACCCCGGACCGCGTGCAGTTGCAGGTGCTGATCCTGCACGCCGGGCCCGCCGACTTCGGGCTGCCCAGTGCGCGCGCGCTGCTGCAATCGCGCGGCATTCCGTTCACCACGCTGGACGCCACGACCACCCCGCTGGACGCCGCCGCGCTGGTCGCCCCGGACGGTGCCGGGCGCTACCAGGCGGTCATACTGACCAGTAACGCCCTGACCACCGAGACCAGCCCCGGCTACTACGAGAGTGCCCTGAGCACCGACGAGTGGAGCACCCTGTTCGAGTACGAACGGACCTTCGGCGCGCGGCAACTGGCGCTGTTCGGGTACCCGCAGGTCGCGCCGGAAGACTACGGCCTGCGGGCCGCACCGGAACTGGCGAGCAGTACGGCGGACCTGACCGTCACGCCCGCCGGGAAGGCCGTGTTCACGGACCTGACCGGCGCGGTCCCGGTGCGCTACGCGTACAACTACCCCTCGCGGCTGGAGCCGGTCGAGGGCGTGACCACCACGCCGGTCCTGACCGACGCGGGCGGCAACATCCTGGCGGCCACGAGCACCAGCCCCGACGGGCGCGAACGGATGCTGCTGACCATGGCGCAGAACCCGTACCTGCTGCACACGCAACTGCTGGGGGACGGCCTGATCGGGTGGCTGACGCGCGGCGTGCACCTCGGCGAGTACCGCCGCTTCCTGCAGGTGGACATCGACGACTGGTTCCTGTACGCCGACCGCTTCGACCCGGCCACCGGCACGGTCGTGCCCCGCGACTTCCGCCTGCGCGGCAGCGACGCCCTGAGCCTGCGTGACCAGCAGAACGCCATCCGCGCCCAGTACCCGGTCGCCGCGAACTTCCGCTACGCGCAGGCCTTCAACGGACTGGGCGCCGACGTAACCGCCCCGAACACCTGCGCGCCCTCAGCCAGCGTGAACGACCCACTGAGCGCCGTGACCAAGTGCGTGGCGAAATCCTTCGACTGGGTGAACCACTCGCGGGACCACCTGAACATGGACACCATGAACCGCAGCGACTCGTTCACGCAGCTGTACCAGAACGCCCTGATCGGCTCGTACATGCGCCTGCCCATGAGCCTGCGCGCCGTGGTCACGCCGGAACACTCGGGGCTGGGCTGGTACGCGCCCGCTCCGGGGCAGAACAAGGTGGATTACGGCCTGAACGCCGGGAACCGCGAACTGATGCAGGCGACCAGCCTGATGGGCATGCGGTACGTCGCCTCGAACCACTCGGTGCCCAGCCAGTGGGACCCGCAGTGCCCGAACTGCGGCGTGACCAGCCCCCTGAATCCGCTGACGCTGCTGGTGCCGCGCTGGCCGAACAGCGTGGCGTACAACTCGACCGCGCCCGACGAGGCGGCCGGGCAGTACAACGCCGTGTTCGGCCCCGGCGGCACCGCGCCGTACTGGCCGAAGAACCTGAACTACGACGAGTTCCTGGCGCAGGACATGAACATCAGCGTGATTCACCTGCTGGACGGCACGGCGTGGCCGCACTACATGCACCAGGGGAACCTGAAGGAGTACGCGCCGGGCCGCAGCCTCGCCACCGACTGGGTCAGGGCGCTGCTGGACACCTACTCGGCGTACTCGACGCTGCCGCTGAACACCCTGGACTGGAACTCGCTGGGCCAGTACGTGGACACCCGCACCCGCTACGAGGGTGACAAGAACAGCGTCGTGGCCGTCTTCGACCGCAAGGCGAACACCGTGAAGGTGCAGCGCAGCAGCGGCAGCGGCACGCGCTTCGTGTTCCTGACCGGCGCGTCGGCCAGCGCCACGCAGAAGACCGAGGTGTACGCCGGGCGGCGCACGGCGCAGTTCACGGTCGGGTCCCTCACGACGACCGTGCCCGTCACGCCCCGCTGA
- a CDS encoding MJ1477/TM1410 family putative glycoside hydrolase has translation MNRPSAARCPRAALLLRALPGLLLVACAAGAGAGGQPGTPPAAGATRQARLHAARSWGYQLTNYIPARLGPVGASSFDLVVVDAGDDNGAPWPPAEVHAAAARTGQNDRVMLGYLSIGAAESYRPYWQDTWKTSPPAWLLQEDPDWPGSFNVAYWHPDWQATVLRSLDRLMDSGFDGVYMDLVDAYYRNPQHPAAREDMITWVCRIAAHAHARDPDFLIVPQNASELIRDPRYVPCVDALGNEETFMYAMNTPTEPERQTQLLADYAQWKARGKPVFTIEYADREPLITQLYARARAAGLVPYVTVRNVDVLTPGR, from the coding sequence ATGAACCGCCCATCTGCCGCCCGCTGCCCGCGCGCCGCCCTGTTGCTGCGGGCGCTGCCGGGCCTGCTGCTCGTCGCGTGCGCGGCCGGTGCAGGCGCAGGCGGCCAGCCCGGCACGCCGCCCGCCGCAGGTGCGACCCGGCAGGCCCGCCTGCACGCCGCGCGCAGCTGGGGCTACCAGCTCACCAACTACATTCCCGCGCGGCTGGGACCGGTCGGCGCTTCCAGTTTCGATCTGGTGGTCGTGGACGCCGGGGACGACAACGGCGCCCCCTGGCCCCCGGCCGAGGTGCACGCCGCCGCCGCCCGGACCGGCCAGAACGACCGCGTGATGCTCGGGTACCTGAGCATCGGCGCGGCCGAGAGTTACCGCCCGTACTGGCAGGACACCTGGAAGACCAGCCCGCCCGCGTGGCTGCTGCAGGAGGACCCGGACTGGCCCGGCAGTTTCAACGTGGCGTACTGGCACCCGGACTGGCAGGCGACCGTGCTGCGCAGCCTGGACCGCCTGATGGACTCCGGCTTCGACGGCGTGTACATGGACCTCGTGGACGCCTACTACCGCAACCCGCAGCACCCGGCCGCGCGGGAGGACATGATCACCTGGGTGTGCCGGATCGCCGCGCACGCCCACGCCCGCGACCCGGATTTCCTGATCGTGCCGCAGAACGCCTCTGAGCTGATCCGCGACCCGCGTTACGTGCCGTGCGTGGACGCCCTGGGCAACGAGGAGACCTTCATGTACGCCATGAACACGCCCACCGAACCCGAACGGCAGACGCAACTGCTGGCCGATTACGCGCAGTGGAAGGCGCGCGGCAAGCCCGTGTTCACCATCGAGTACGCCGACCGCGAGCCGCTGATCACGCAGCTGTACGCCCGCGCCCGCGCCGCCGGACTGGTGCCGTACGTGACCGTGCGTAACGTGGATGTCCTGACGCCCGGCCGCTGA
- a CDS encoding MFS transporter, producing MPSDRVSPEVRAAHPAGPSRRWLALGLLAASVVLSMSPWFSAAAVIGQLRAEWAVSDRASAWLTLAVQLGFVLGAVLSAALNLPDRVSPRRLIAAGSLAAAAANAALLLAHGPLEGTLLRALTGAALALVYPVTLKLMSAHFARGRGLALGVMVGALTLGGALPHLVNGLGGADWRAVIGVTSVLAALGGLLALSVPPAPGGPVRAPPFQPGRAWQAVTRGGVGLSTLGYLGHMWELYAMWTWFAVYYAAQTGPGSPGRAALATALVVGVGALGCVLGGVLGDRWGRTRLTTLAMLLSGGAALLLAALTFLHAPPGLLLAVGVFWGFWIIADSAQFSTVVSEIADPQFVGTALTAQLALGFTLTAVTIALVPVLVGAAGWPAALAVLAAGPLLGAWAMQRLARHPDARLIAGGRG from the coding sequence GTGCCTTCCGACCGCGTTTCACCCGAGGTCCGCGCCGCCCACCCGGCGGGTCCGTCCCGGCGCTGGCTGGCCCTGGGCCTGCTGGCCGCCTCGGTGGTCCTGAGCATGTCCCCGTGGTTCTCGGCGGCGGCCGTGATCGGGCAGTTGCGCGCCGAGTGGGCCGTCAGCGACCGGGCGTCGGCGTGGCTGACGCTGGCCGTGCAACTGGGGTTCGTGCTGGGCGCGGTCCTGAGCGCCGCCCTGAACCTGCCGGACCGCGTGTCGCCGCGCCGCCTGATCGCTGCCGGTTCGCTGGCCGCCGCCGCCGCGAACGCCGCGCTGCTGCTGGCGCACGGCCCGCTGGAAGGCACGTTGCTGCGCGCCCTGACCGGCGCGGCCCTGGCGCTGGTGTACCCCGTGACCCTGAAACTCATGAGCGCGCACTTTGCGCGCGGGCGGGGGCTGGCGCTGGGTGTGATGGTCGGCGCCCTGACGCTGGGCGGCGCCCTGCCGCACCTCGTGAACGGCCTGGGCGGCGCGGACTGGCGCGCCGTGATCGGCGTCACCAGCGTCCTGGCGGCCCTGGGCGGCCTGCTGGCCCTGAGCGTGCCGCCCGCACCCGGCGGCCCGGTCCGGGCGCCCCCCTTCCAGCCGGGCCGGGCGTGGCAGGCCGTCACGCGCGGCGGCGTGGGCCTGAGCACCCTGGGGTACCTGGGGCACATGTGGGAGCTGTACGCCATGTGGACGTGGTTCGCCGTGTACTACGCCGCGCAGACCGGACCCGGCAGTCCGGGCCGCGCGGCCCTCGCCACGGCGCTGGTCGTGGGCGTGGGCGCGCTGGGGTGCGTGCTGGGCGGCGTGCTGGGCGACCGCTGGGGCCGCACGCGCCTGACCACCCTGGCGATGCTGCTGTCGGGGGGCGCGGCGCTGCTGCTGGCCGCCCTGACCTTCCTGCACGCCCCGCCGGGCCTGCTGCTGGCCGTGGGTGTGTTCTGGGGATTCTGGATCATCGCGGACAGCGCGCAGTTCAGCACGGTCGTCAGCGAGATCGCCGACCCGCAGTTCGTGGGCACCGCCCTGACCGCGCAACTGGCCCTGGGGTTCACGCTGACCGCCGTGACCATCGCGCTGGTGCCGGTGCTGGTCGGCGCGGCCGGGTGGCCCGCCGCGCTCGCGGTGCTGGCGGCCGGGCCGCTGCTGGGCGCGTGGGCCATGCAGCGGCTCGCCCGCCACCCGGACGCCCGCCTGATCGCCGGGGGGCGCGGGTAA